A single region of the Salvia miltiorrhiza cultivar Shanhuang (shh) chromosome 8, IMPLAD_Smil_shh, whole genome shotgun sequence genome encodes:
- the LOC130997069 gene encoding aluminum-activated malate transporter 8-like isoform X2, with product METTSATNHEKTRSNLFENVKVRLMETAKNTKKIGEDDPRRIFHSVKVGFTLTLVSLFYYFRPLYNGFGQAGMWAILTVVVVFEFSVGGTISKSLNRGGATLLAGALGVGAEYLANLCGERGEPIVLGLLVFILAAVSTFTRFIPNVKRRYDYGVLIFILTFSLVAVSGARISEIMELAHQRLSTILIGGATCIVVSLCIYPVWAGQDLHHLIASNIQNLSASLQGFGNEFGDVVSSKDGRDKSYHQIHKSVLNSKATEESLANFAWWEPSHGRFKFNHPWKLYLNVGSIVRQCACQIETLSGCTINSKPQKIQPSCVKMSMECGKALKELSTAIKSMWIPSSAVAVHLNNSKAAADELKNIMENYSSLPSEADGLQEIVPILVVASILIDIIKFVEKIAVSVNELSQEAGFKQPQLLHRGIVKPINDDDQVVVEIVDTPERKKPLRN from the exons ATGGAGACTACCTCAGCTACCAACCATGAAAAAACACGCTCTAATTTGTTCGAAAATGTTAAGGTTAGGCTGATGGAGACAGCGAAGAATACGAAGAAAATCGGAGAAGATGATCCCAGGAGAATCTTTCACTCCGTTAAGGTTGGATTCACTCTGACGTTAGTGTCTTTGTTTTACTACTTCAGACCACTCTACAATGGCTTCGGACAAGCCGGAATGTGGGCCATTTTGAccgtcgtcgtcgtcttcgAATTCTCAGTTg gTGGAACAATTTCGAAAAGTTTGAACAGAGGGGGTGCTACATTACTAGCTGGTGCATTAGGAGTTGGAGCTGAATATTTGGCCAATCTTTGTGGAGAGAGAGGAGAGCCTATTGTTCTTGGCCTTTTGGTTTTCATTCTAG CTGCTGTATCAACATTTACGCGATTTATCCCAAATGTGAAGAGAAGATACGATTATGGGGTTTTGATATTCATACTTACCTTCAGCCTGGTGGCGGTGTCCGGTGCTCGGATTAGTGAGATCATGGAGTTGGCTCATCAACGCCTCTCCACCATTCTCATCGGCGGCGCCACCTGCATCGTCGTATCCCTTTGCATTTACCCCGTTTGGGCTGGTCAAGATTTGCATCATCTCATTGCTTCTAATATACAAAACCTTTCTGCCTCCTTACAAG GTTTTGGTAACGAGTTTGGCGATGTGGTTTCGTCTAAGGATGGTAGGGATAAGTCATATCACCAAATTCATAAAAGTGTGCTCAACTCAAAAGCAACCGAGGAATCATTG GCGAATTTTGCATGGTGGGAACCAAGTCATGGACGTTTCAAGTTCAATCATCCATGGAAACTCTACTTGAACGTGGGTAGCATAGTCAGGCAATGTGCATGCCAAATTGAAACACTTAGTGGATGCACAATCAATTCCAAACCTCag AAAATCCAACCATCGTGCGTGAAAATGAGCATGGAATGCGGCAAGGCTCTAAAGGAATTATCAACAGCAATTAAAAGCATGTGGATTCCATCATCAGCCGTTGCAGTCCATTTAAACAACTCCAAAGCTGCAGCTGATGAACTCAAAAACATAATGGAAAACTATTCCTCGTTGCCAAGTGAAGCAGACGGCCTTCAAGAAATCGTGCCCATACTCGTTGTTGCATCCATACTCATCGACATCATTAAATTCGTCGAAAAAATCGCAGTGTCCGTTAATGAATTATCTCAGGAAGCAGGGTTTAAACAACCGCAGCTGCTCCACCGTGGGATTGTGAAGCCTATAAATGATGATGATCAAGTAGTTGTAGAGATCGTCGACACGCCGGAGAGGAAGAAGCCtctaagaaattaa
- the LOC130997069 gene encoding aluminum-activated malate transporter 8-like isoform X1 produces METTSATNHEKTRSNLFENVKVRLMETAKNTKKIGEDDPRRIFHSVKVGFTLTLVSLFYYFRPLYNGFGQAGMWAILTVVVVFEFSVGGTISKSLNRGGATLLAGALGVGAEYLANLCGERGEPIVLGLLVFILAAVSTFTRFIPNVKRRYDYGVLIFILTFSLVAVSGARISEIMELAHQRLSTILIGGATCIVVSLCIYPVWAGQDLHHLIASNIQNLSASLQGFGNEFGDVVSSKDGRDKSYHQIHKSVLNSKATEESLANFAWWEPSHGRFKFNHPWKLYLNVGSIVRQCACQIETLSGCTINSKPQGVSEFHQKIQPSCVKMSMECGKALKELSTAIKSMWIPSSAVAVHLNNSKAAADELKNIMENYSSLPSEADGLQEIVPILVVASILIDIIKFVEKIAVSVNELSQEAGFKQPQLLHRGIVKPINDDDQVVVEIVDTPERKKPLRN; encoded by the exons ATGGAGACTACCTCAGCTACCAACCATGAAAAAACACGCTCTAATTTGTTCGAAAATGTTAAGGTTAGGCTGATGGAGACAGCGAAGAATACGAAGAAAATCGGAGAAGATGATCCCAGGAGAATCTTTCACTCCGTTAAGGTTGGATTCACTCTGACGTTAGTGTCTTTGTTTTACTACTTCAGACCACTCTACAATGGCTTCGGACAAGCCGGAATGTGGGCCATTTTGAccgtcgtcgtcgtcttcgAATTCTCAGTTg gTGGAACAATTTCGAAAAGTTTGAACAGAGGGGGTGCTACATTACTAGCTGGTGCATTAGGAGTTGGAGCTGAATATTTGGCCAATCTTTGTGGAGAGAGAGGAGAGCCTATTGTTCTTGGCCTTTTGGTTTTCATTCTAG CTGCTGTATCAACATTTACGCGATTTATCCCAAATGTGAAGAGAAGATACGATTATGGGGTTTTGATATTCATACTTACCTTCAGCCTGGTGGCGGTGTCCGGTGCTCGGATTAGTGAGATCATGGAGTTGGCTCATCAACGCCTCTCCACCATTCTCATCGGCGGCGCCACCTGCATCGTCGTATCCCTTTGCATTTACCCCGTTTGGGCTGGTCAAGATTTGCATCATCTCATTGCTTCTAATATACAAAACCTTTCTGCCTCCTTACAAG GTTTTGGTAACGAGTTTGGCGATGTGGTTTCGTCTAAGGATGGTAGGGATAAGTCATATCACCAAATTCATAAAAGTGTGCTCAACTCAAAAGCAACCGAGGAATCATTG GCGAATTTTGCATGGTGGGAACCAAGTCATGGACGTTTCAAGTTCAATCATCCATGGAAACTCTACTTGAACGTGGGTAGCATAGTCAGGCAATGTGCATGCCAAATTGAAACACTTAGTGGATGCACAATCAATTCCAAACCTCag ggAGTATCTGAATTCCATCAGAAAATCCAACCATCGTGCGTGAAAATGAGCATGGAATGCGGCAAGGCTCTAAAGGAATTATCAACAGCAATTAAAAGCATGTGGATTCCATCATCAGCCGTTGCAGTCCATTTAAACAACTCCAAAGCTGCAGCTGATGAACTCAAAAACATAATGGAAAACTATTCCTCGTTGCCAAGTGAAGCAGACGGCCTTCAAGAAATCGTGCCCATACTCGTTGTTGCATCCATACTCATCGACATCATTAAATTCGTCGAAAAAATCGCAGTGTCCGTTAATGAATTATCTCAGGAAGCAGGGTTTAAACAACCGCAGCTGCTCCACCGTGGGATTGTGAAGCCTATAAATGATGATGATCAAGTAGTTGTAGAGATCGTCGACACGCCGGAGAGGAAGAAGCCtctaagaaattaa